The region TCCCTCATGCTCCCTTTCCTTGATTGATGCCTGTCTGCTCGTGTTAACAAATCGTGAATTATTCCTGTATTCACACTGCTCTGGAACGATGGCGATAACGGTAGCTGGAAAGAGCAGCGCAGTTACGAACCAAATCTTCAAAGAGTTCGGGCTCCCTATCTCTGTCATTTCCGCGACTGAAAAACATTTGCGAGGAACCATGACGAACCAACTGCGAGCTGCCCTTGCGGCGGTGCTGGTCCTGAGTACAGCATCGGTGCAGGCGCAAACGGGACCTTCTGCCAGGACGACAAAACGGGCAGTTCGAAAGAAGTCGGAGAGCAGTCTGGAGCGGACTCTGCGTGAGCTTCGTGAACAGATGCAGGCTCAGCAGCAACAGATCGATGACCTGAAGCGCCAGCTGCAGGATAAGGATGAGAAGCTGACCTCAACATCGCAGGACGCACAGGCGGCGAGTGCCTCTGCCAGTGCGGCAGCAACGCAGGCCCAGCAGGCGCTCACGGCAATCCAGTCCAATCATGAGGAGATGCAGACGCTCTCGAGTTCGGTTTCGGACCTGAAGATCGCAAGCGTGGGGATGGCCCAGACGCTTAGCGATACAAAGAGAGACATCTCGACGGCATTGGAGTCGCCGTTGACAATCCATTACAAGGGCGTACGAATTACGCCGATTGCGTACTTTGCATTTGAAACGGTCGATCGGTCGAAGTCGATTAATTCCGACATCAACACACCGTTCAATTCCACTCCTTACAGTGGTGCGGCAGAGGCGAACACGAGCGAGCTGAACTTCTCCGGCCGCCAGAGCCGTGTGGGCGCATTGTTCGAGGGCAACACGGGATCCCTTAAGCTATCGGGATATGTCGAGGCGGACTTCCTGTCCGCCGGCGCAACTTCGAACGAGAATCAGAGCAACAGCTATACGCTTCGTCAACGGCAGATCTGGGGACAGGCTGCTACACAGGGTGGCTTCGCTGTGACCGGCGGTCAGATGTGGTCGCTTGTAACGGAGACGAAGAAGAGCACGGATAATCGGACGGAGAATACGCCGATGAACGTCGACGCACAGTATAACGTCGGTTTCAGCTGGTCCCGTCAGGCAGCAATCCGTTTCCAGAAGAGGTTTGCGAATAATCTCACTCTGGCCGGATCTTTGGAAGAGGCGCAGAACATCTTTTCAGCGACGAATGCTAACCAGAATTTCTTCTTCGGATCGGCTGGCGTGGGTGGCGGACTTTTCAATGCGGGTGCAAACTATTCCAACAACGTGGCTCCTGATTTGATTGTTAAGGCTACCTATGACGGTTTTCACGGCCATTATGAGGCCGGCGGACTGGTTCGATGGTTCCGTGACCGTTACTATCCGATTGGACCGGATGGGAAGGTACAGGCGGCAGGAGCTCAGAATGACACCAAGACCGCAGGTGGATTCTTTGTGAACGGGCGCGTCGCGGCAACCAAATATGCCGATATTGGCGCTCACTTCCTGGGCGGGACGGGCGTAGGCCGTTATGGCAGCTCAACCCTTCCGGATACGACAATTCATCCGGATGGAACGCTGGCCCCCATCAAGAATTATCAGGGCCTGTTCTCAGTAGAGCTGCATCCAACCAAGAAGTTGGACCTCTTTGGCTACTACGGTGGAGAGTATGCGCAGCGTACCTACTACATGAGCACACTGCCGGGCTCTGAAGGTAAGTTGATCGGCTATGCTCCCCCGACCTCGTCGAATATGGGCTGCAGTGTCGAGACGATTCCGACGGGAACAAGTGGATACAACCCCGGAGCCCCGGCCAACTGCCTGGGGGCGACGCGACTCGTGAGCGAAGCCACAGGCGGACTCACCTTCCGCGTATACAACAGCCCGCAGTACGGACGGCTACAGTATCAGTTCCAGTACAGCTATTTGCAGCGTACAGCGTGGACCGGCGTCGGAGGAGCTCCGAAGGCTGACAACAATATGTTCTTCACTGGAATGCGTTACTACATTCCATAACCTGAGAGAAGCGGGTAGATGGGAAGAGGGCGTCCCAACGGGACGCCCTCTTCCCATTAAGTAAGCTGCATAAGTTGCAGCCCCTATTCGATTTCAGTCTCAATTGGTCGACCACTTCCAGGCATTTTTGGTAGGCTTCTGGTTGCTGAGATTTGAGACCGAAACGTGACTGCGGCCGGTCGCGGTATAACGAGCTTAATGGTTGGTTTAGAAGAAGTTTTGAGGTGTTTTGAATGCTTGACTCTATGCGGTTATTTCCCCCCGAGCCTGCAGCGCGAAACGTAGCAGAGCGGTTATATGAGACGGTACGCGATCTGCCGATCCTTTCTCCCCACGGGCATACGGATCCGGCCTGGTTTGCGAAGAATGAGCCATTTCCGAATCCGGCTGCCTTGTTTATCCAGCCGGATCATTACATCTTTCGCATGTTGTACTCCCAGGGAATTTCGCTGGAGTCGTTGGGGATTCCACAGGTGGACGGAAAGCAGAAGGCGGACCCGCGAGAGGTGTGGCGGATCTTCGCAAAGAACTACTATCTGTTCCGCGGGACACCGACGCGACTCTGGCTGGATTATTCGTTCAGTACGCTGTTTGACCTGAAGGAACGGTTGAATGCAGACAACGCGGACGAGTATTACGAAACGATCTCCAAGGCGCTGGACACACCTGCGTTCCGGCCGCGCGCTCTGTTCGAAAAATTCCGGATCGAGGTGCTTTCGACGACGGATTCGCCGCTGGATACGCTCGAATACCATAAGGCGATTCGCGAGTCGGGATGGAACGGCAGGGTGTTGCCGACCTTCCGTCCTGATGGAGTGGTCGATGCGGAGTACCTGGGCTTTGTCGAGAATATTGAGAAGCTGGGTGCTATTGCGGGCGAAAATATCGGGACCTTCAAGGGCTACCTGAACGCGCTTAGAAACCGTCGCGCCTTCTTTAAATCGATGGGAGCTACGGCGACTGATCACGGTCACCTGACGGCGAGAACGGCTGATCTGGACAATGCTGCTGCAGAATCGCTGTATCAGAAGGTTCTGTCGGGCAAGTCGACGCCCGAGGAGCAGCAACTCTTCCAGGCGCAGATGCTGACGGAGATGGCGGGTATGTCGGTGGAGGATGGGCTGACCATGCAGCTTCATCCGGGAAGCTTCCGAAACCACAACAAGCTGGTTTATGAGAAGTTCGGGCGTGATAAGGGAGCGGATATTCCTTCTCCTACGGAATACGTTCGCAGTCTGAAGCCGCTGCTGGATAAGTATGGCAACGATTCAAGGCTGACCTTCATCCTGTTTACGCTGGACGAGTCTACTTTTTCGCGCGAACTGGCTCCGCTTGCTGGGCACTATCCAGCCCTGAAGCTGGGGCCGCCGTGGTGGTTCCATGATTCGCCAGAGGGTATGATGCGGTTCCGAGAACTGGCAACGGAGACGGCCGGCTTCTACAATACGGTCGGTTTCAACGACGATACCCGTGCGTTTCTCTCGATCCCATCGCGACACGATGTCGCGCGCAGGATCGATTGCGCGTTCCTGGGGAGGCTGGTGGCGGAGCATCGGCTGGATGAAGATGAGGCTTTTGAGGTGGTGAAAGACCTGACCGTGAACCTGGTTAAGAAGGCTTACAAACTTTAGCCAGACAAATAGATGAAGCAAACAAAGAGCCCGGCTTCCTCCGGGCTCTTTGTTTGCGGGGCATGGGTTTGCACGACCGCTGTTAGGGAAGAACGATTTGCCTTTGACCGCGATAGCGGCTTTTGCTATAACAATGAAAGCGCAGCGCGTTGGTCTGACGACGTGCTCCACAGACACTCCTGAGTAGCTCAATGGCAGAGCATTCGGCTGTTAACCGAAGGGTTGTAGGTTCGAGTCCTACCTCAGGAGCCATCGCCTCATATTTTGTAATAACTTAGGCGAACGTTGGAAGAGAATATACCCAATAATCAAAGTCACTTCTTTTCAGCTCGCCTTTGCGAGTTATAGACCCCACCCCGAGCTTCAGGCACAGGGAGGCTCCTCTGTCCACCCCGGTCGAGATATGAAGTTGGGGTATACCCCAATAACGTGGTTGCTCATCGCATTTGAAACAACTTATATGCGGGACATGCCATGCTAAAGTTCGGCAAGAGCTATCATTGGTTTTCAAGACAGATGACATCGCTCGACTGGCTTTCCAAAAACAAGGAATGGTCTTTCAGCAGTTGGAGCTTCTGTCCTAGCTGCAATAACGGCTGCATCCCCCACTAAATCGAAAGATGATGCAAAACAAGAAGCCGTGATAACGCAGGCTCCCACCATCACTCAAGCACCGGTGGTCAAACGTTGTCACACCCTCAGCCGCCAGCGAACCTCTTCCAGTCAATCCGCAGCAACGACGACCACCCCTATTCGGACTGAACCCGGTCATCGCCGCAAGGAATGTTGGATTCATCCACCCTGATCTATCGGAGGAGGGTACGGCTGGAGTCTGCATCGCGCGTTTTAGGCTTCAAGGCGATCAGCAAGGCTCGATGCAAGAACGCTTTGAAGCTTCGATTGACTTTGTTGAACATCTGGCGGCAAGTGGGATGCCGTATGAGGTTCGAGCAGGGCACATAAACCCGAGGGTAATGGCTCCCGTCGAAACCCTTTGTTTCGATGCATTGGGCTTGAGCTGTTCGCTGTCGATGGCGATGAATCCTCTCTCGAAGAGGCAGATCTGCATCTGAATCAAATAGCTGCGGGACACCATTACAAGTAGCTGGCATGATGGTGCAGATACGCGACATGCAAGGAGGAAAGGGCCGAAAGCGATTGCGTTGGAGCCAATCGAAATGATCTTCAGCGACAGAACGGATGCCGGTCAGAAACTCGCAAGGAAATTGCTGCGATATTCCGGGAGGCAGGATGCGGTCGTTCTGGGAATCCCGCGAGGGGGTGTTCCTGTTGCGTTTGAGATCGCAGAGGCTCTGCATCTGCCGCTGGACGTTTTTCTTTCAAGGAAGCTGAGTGTTCCCGGCCATGAGGAGCTTGCATTTGGCGCCATTTCTGCGGGCGAGGGGCGTTTTCTCGATCAGCATATTGTGCAGACCATGGGAATTACGCAGGAGCAGATTGAAAGCATTACGCAGGACACGAGAAAGAAATTGGAGGAGCGTGCTCAGCTGTACCGGCCCAGCCAGCCGGAGCGCGCGGTGGCTGGGCAGGTTGTCATCCTTGTCGATGATGGTATTGCGACGGGTGCAAGTATCTATGCTGCAGTCCAGGCACTCCGCCAGATGAACCCAAAAGAGATCGTCATTGCCGCCCCGGTAGCTCCGGCTACAACTGTGAACTGGCTTCGAGGAGTTGTGAATGATGTTGCAGTTCTTTATGCTCCCAGTGACTTCTATGCTGTCGGTCAGTTCTATCGCGATTTTCCTCAGACCTCCGACGAGGAAGTAATAAGCCTGTTGCATCGCGCGGAGCAGATAGAAGTGGCAGCAGGGAAAGCTCCAGAGAATCACCCTGAGAAGGCTCGATTGCTTGCCGAGAACGACGAAGAGATTCGCATCAGGGCGGGCGATGTAGTGCTTGAGGGAATCCTGAATATTCCGGAGAATGCGCAGGGCATCGTGCTATTTGCTCATGGAAGCGGAAGCAGTCGGCATAGCCCACGAAATCGCTTTGTGGCCGGGGAACTGCAGTCCAGGAGATTGGCGACCCTGCTGTTTGACATGCTGACACCCGAGGAAGAGATGGTGGATCGCAAGACGGCAGAACTGCGATTCGATATCCCACGGCTGGCGAAACGTCTGATCGAAGTGACTCGATGGATTGCTCAGAATCCGCAGTCGCGAAATCTGACAATCGGCTACTTCGGAGCGAGCACGGGTGCCGCTGCGGCGCTTATAGCTGCAGCGCGACTGCCGGGCATTGTGGCTGCGGTGGTGTCGCGCGGCGGCCGCCCTGATCTTGCAGGAGAGGATCTCAGTAGCGTTCGCGCGGCGACGTTACTGATTGTGGGCGAGCGGGACGAGGCGGTGATCCAGAGGAACCATCAGGCACTGGATCAGTTGGGATGTGAAAACAAGCGTATGGTTCTGGTGCCTGGGGCGACCCACCTGTTTGAAGAGCCAGGCGCCTTGGAGCAGGTTTCAACCGCTGCTGCAGAGTGGCTGGTGCGTTTTCTGAGGCCGAAAAGCAGCTTTACGGGACGCATCATTGAGCCAGAGCAGGGAGCGATAGAAGAAATGTAGCAGACAATTTGAAGCGACTCTGTGATCCGACCCACACGGTGAAGTTGCTTGTAACCGGGGCGAACCAGATTCAGTTTTGATTGCGGCGGAGTTCTTCTGAGAGCAGAATGGCGTCTGCGATCTCGCGCATGGATTTCCTGCGTTGACGGCTCTCGCGATGCATCATCTGATAGGCGTCATCTTCGCTGAGAGAGAGGTCTCGTTGTAATACGCTCTTGGCGCGGTCAACGGCTTTTCGCGTCTCGAGTCTGTTCGCTAGTTGAGAATTTTCCGTTTCCAGGCGTGCGCGTTCGATCTCGGCTCCGACAAGATAACCCAAGGTGGAGAGCAGGCGTACTTCATGGGTGGAGTGCTTGTAAGAGAGCCTGTGTTGCAAGTTGATGACTCCTACGACTCGGTTTGCGCAGATGATGGGGCTGCAGAGCATCGCTTCAAAGTGATCTTCCGGGATGTTTTTGAATGCTTTGAAACGAGGATCGTTGGATGCTCCGGAGGCGAGCGCTACGGGCTGGCGATATTTCGCGACCCAGCCGGTGACACCCTGCCCAATCTGTATCCCGACATGATCGACCAGATCGGCATGAGGATTCTTCGAGGCGCGCATCACCAGGTTGTCGTTTTCGAGGACGTAGATAAAGCAGGAATCGCAGGGAATGACGCCGGAGATAAAAGACACGATACGATCGAGCACAAGGTGCAGGGAATCGGCTGCTGCGATACGGCTGCTGATCTCGTGCAGAAAATCGATCTCCTGCAAACCGTCGCGGAAGCCTGCCATCGTAGGTGTAGAAAGTGCTACGCGGCGCACTGCCTGCGGCGTGTTCTCCTCTTCAGGGACTGCCGTATAGACCCCTTCGATCTTCCGATTTCGTTTTTCAGCCAGCAAACGACTTGCATACTGCGCTGCTTCGTTGACGAGAAATCCCATCTTTGGCCGCGATGGCTCAAAGTCTGGCTGGATGCCATAGTGCGCCAGCTCTTCGGAGGTGGTTGGCCCGATGGACAGAACCACGTTGGACTGCAGACATGCCCTCAGTGAATCGACGACGCCCATCTGTTCCGCGACGTTGAACAGGTGAATGACCTGCACAGCGGTCATGAACAGGATGACGTCGATCATGCCGTTGATGACAGCAGAGACGGCATCTCGCAAAGGCTGCAGGTCTTCCGGAAGTGCCCACTGGTATACAGGAACTTTCAATAGCGTGTCGCAGCAGCCGCTCAGTTCTGCAAGGAACTCGGGGTTGGATGCACCATACTCCTGGATGGCCACTCGCATGCCGGCAAGGTTTTCGCCAAGTGTTTCGCGAATAGCCCGCATCAGCTCCCGCCATGTGCTTGGTTCCTCAGAGATGACATGCACGGGAACCTTAAGCTCTCGGAGTGCGGTGGCTGGCTTTGCTCCTCTTGCAGCGATCTTGACCTTACGAAGAGCTCCAATGAACTCTTCTCGATCAAACTGTTGCTCGACGATGTCGAGCATTGCTCGGACGCCAACCCCTGTGAGAAATACGACGAGGTCAAAATCGCCGCGAAGAAGACCTCGAGCAAACTCCAGTGTCTCCTCGTTTGACTCAAGTCCAACCTCTCGCATGGAGGGTACGACGAAGGCTTCGCCGCCATAGGTGCGGATTAACTTTTCCACCTCCCTGGCCCTACGGGACTCCAGCGAGAGTATACGGAGTCCTTTGAAGCTTGCGTGTGCCACCTTGTTCCTCCATTTTGTTCAATCGCTGGTGTTGTCCCTTGCAGGAGCAGCAATACCTTGCGGAATGTGTTTTAAAGTGGAGATGAATCCGATTGTACTGTGCAGTGAGGACGGCGCAAAATGCGCTGTCCTCACATACGCAGATGCTATCTCAATCAGAAAGTGAGCCGTCCGGTAAGAATAAGATTGTGATTGTAGCTATGGTAATGCGAGGTGGCGATCTGTATGCCTGAGCCGAAGACCAGTCCCAGCCGGCTACCAGGATCTGGACGAAGGCGGATTTTGCTGACTATAACTCCCGGTGTCACAAAGACCTGGCTCCTTCCGTCGTTTGCTCCGCCGCGGAAGTAGCTTGCGTTGGCTTCAATCTCCGGCCAGAAATATTTTCCGAGTTTGTACTGAGCTACGCTATTCCAGAGAATCGTCCGTCCGATGGTGGAGGAAGAACTCGTAGGAAGTACGGCTCCGAGGCCTGATTGCACGGCCAGGTTGCCGAAACCCTTGCCTCCAATGAATGTAGGTGTGACGGTAGAAACCGCGGCGCCGTTCTTATAGCTGCCGGTGGGTACAGAGAATGCCACCTGAACGGCAGTTGAATAGTTTCCACCTTCTGCAGTTGCAAACATACGAT is a window of Edaphobacter sp. 12200R-103 DNA encoding:
- the uxaC gene encoding glucuronate isomerase, with the protein product MLDSMRLFPPEPAARNVAERLYETVRDLPILSPHGHTDPAWFAKNEPFPNPAALFIQPDHYIFRMLYSQGISLESLGIPQVDGKQKADPREVWRIFAKNYYLFRGTPTRLWLDYSFSTLFDLKERLNADNADEYYETISKALDTPAFRPRALFEKFRIEVLSTTDSPLDTLEYHKAIRESGWNGRVLPTFRPDGVVDAEYLGFVENIEKLGAIAGENIGTFKGYLNALRNRRAFFKSMGATATDHGHLTARTADLDNAAAESLYQKVLSGKSTPEEQQLFQAQMLTEMAGMSVEDGLTMQLHPGSFRNHNKLVYEKFGRDKGADIPSPTEYVRSLKPLLDKYGNDSRLTFILFTLDESTFSRELAPLAGHYPALKLGPPWWFHDSPEGMMRFRELATETAGFYNTVGFNDDTRAFLSIPSRHDVARRIDCAFLGRLVAEHRLDEDEAFEVVKDLTVNLVKKAYKL
- a CDS encoding alpha/beta family hydrolase codes for the protein MLRYSGRQDAVVLGIPRGGVPVAFEIAEALHLPLDVFLSRKLSVPGHEELAFGAISAGEGRFLDQHIVQTMGITQEQIESITQDTRKKLEERAQLYRPSQPERAVAGQVVILVDDGIATGASIYAAVQALRQMNPKEIVIAAPVAPATTVNWLRGVVNDVAVLYAPSDFYAVGQFYRDFPQTSDEEVISLLHRAEQIEVAAGKAPENHPEKARLLAENDEEIRIRAGDVVLEGILNIPENAQGIVLFAHGSGSSRHSPRNRFVAGELQSRRLATLLFDMLTPEEEMVDRKTAELRFDIPRLAKRLIEVTRWIAQNPQSRNLTIGYFGASTGAAAALIAAARLPGIVAAVVSRGGRPDLAGEDLSSVRAATLLIVGERDEAVIQRNHQALDQLGCENKRMVLVPGATHLFEEPGALEQVSTAAAEWLVRFLRPKSSFTGRIIEPEQGAIEEM
- a CDS encoding uroporphyrinogen-III synthase — translated: MEKLIRTYGGEAFVVPSMREVGLESNEETLEFARGLLRGDFDLVVFLTGVGVRAMLDIVEQQFDREEFIGALRKVKIAARGAKPATALRELKVPVHVISEEPSTWRELMRAIRETLGENLAGMRVAIQEYGASNPEFLAELSGCCDTLLKVPVYQWALPEDLQPLRDAVSAVINGMIDVILFMTAVQVIHLFNVAEQMGVVDSLRACLQSNVVLSIGPTTSEELAHYGIQPDFEPSRPKMGFLVNEAAQYASRLLAEKRNRKIEGVYTAVPEEENTPQAVRRVALSTPTMAGFRDGLQEIDFLHEISSRIAAADSLHLVLDRIVSFISGVIPCDSCFIYVLENDNLVMRASKNPHADLVDHVGIQIGQGVTGWVAKYRQPVALASGASNDPRFKAFKNIPEDHFEAMLCSPIICANRVVGVINLQHRLSYKHSTHEVRLLSTLGYLVGAEIERARLETENSQLANRLETRKAVDRAKSVLQRDLSLSEDDAYQMMHRESRQRRKSMREIADAILLSEELRRNQN
- a CDS encoding transporter, with the protein product MFRHSIILTSLLWFSSTIVLAQSEFFKAWESRVRSTSARQPAWVVPVFSPSAVIVQLARVDFMHQYTSNHAETWNYGGGKGVNLIPFARTEIDINLPAYLEHNSATVRDGTSDFSVTAKYRMFATAEGGNYSTAVQVAFSVPTGSYKNGAAVSTVTPTFIGGKGFGNLAVQSGLGAVLPTSSSSTIGRTILWNSVAQYKLGKYFWPEIEANASYFRGGANDGRSQVFVTPGVIVSKIRLRPDPGSRLGLVFGSGIQIATSHYHSYNHNLILTGRLTF